Genomic window (Ostrea edulis chromosome 9, xbOstEdul1.1, whole genome shotgun sequence):
GCCTTGGAGCAGACAGCACATACAAGTTCCCGCCCGTTTACGTACGGTGGACATTTCAATGATCCACATCTTGCCTCCACAGAAAAGAAAAGATAGCCAACATGACTAGAATGACCCCCAATTAAGGTATCAGGGTTCCTATCCACACACCTGTAGGTTGTGGCAGCAGCATGATTATGATATCCCGCCATTAGATAGCCATCGTATTCCAATTTCCAACCTTTGTAACAAGTTTTCCTTGCTAAAGTAACGAGAAACAACAGTTAGATGTTTACTATTTTGTATATTCTTTATCTTTGATATCTGTGTGAATTCTTTAAGGTTGGTTAAATCATGATCTATTGAATATTAGGAATGGCATCAATTGGTTCAAACGTACCGGGGAATACTCTAACAACAGATATATTATGTACCAGGCAGACAGCGCACGGTACGTCATGGTCATTGAGTCTATGCAAGTTACTCAGAGAATCGCCAGTTTCGTATTCGGCTCCATATACATAAGCTTTATAGCCGTTCGTTCCATCTTTGTACCGGCCCCATTCAGGATCTCTTGGTAAACAAAGGGGATCAACAGCCGCTCCCGAGTGGCTATAATGTGACCCACCTGTAAATCCTGTCAAAGAAGGATTATTTTTACATGAGTATTGCCACATTGCAATATATCAATTCATGACAGAAAATCCAGTTCCTCTTATCTCCATGTACACTTACCAGAAAGAACCAGCTCAGCATTCGAGGGACATGTTTTCTTTCCCCATCTTGTATAAACAACGCTTCTGTTTCTTCTACCTGTATAAAAAAGACAATAAAAGCAACAACTTGATGTTCTTCAAAAAGGGGACTGCAAGACTTAGACCATAAAAGTGTGTTTCTAACAGACTTAATATTCTGGGTTGAAATGAAAATGTgcttttaaacaatttttacatccctatatcatgatcaagTAAACATATTAATCAGAGTCATTAAAGCAAGTCTATAAAATTTTCAAGAATATTGAACTTTCCATAATTCAAACATGATAGTGATCACTTTTATCgatgtaaataaaaataataactgaattatgaaaaattatAGAATGTAATATGATAACTTCTGTTTTAGTAAAATTAAAACCCAACCAttgaaatgaattgattttcattttgaatatatattatcTCTAACAATAACATTTTCTCCGTCCAAAATCGCATTCATGTCTAGTGATCAGTCCttcaaaacattactttgttaaacacaatTTTTATTCTACGCACACGTACTCTTAATTGTACATCAAATAGATCCAGAAAAGGGGTGGAAGTGGgtatctaaaataaaatatgtgaaattttctgtgctatattttaaatatttcagttAGGGTAGTTATATTTATTCAACAGTTCACTGCTATTTGcgtgctttatataaaatatttcagatgCAATCTGTATCTTGCATGATTCTTTGAAATGTACATTTGCGTTAAATAGcagtatcccatttccattctcaatgaccctgtagcatgcaaggtgaagataacgaacagtgatcaatttcataactcctataagcaatacaaaatagatagttgggcaaacacggacccctggacacaccagaggtgggaccaggtgcctaggaggagtaagcattcccttttgaccggtcacacccgccatgagccctatatcctgatcaggtaaacggagttatccgcagtcaaaatcagtccaccaagaacggcttaacaataggtatgtaacacgtcaaacagcatttgacccaatgcgaggttgtattgacgaactagaacgttataacgaccatagaacttgcgaaatgctgacttcaatcga
Coding sequences:
- the LOC125657652 gene encoding short-chain collagen C4-like, with product MCNKCMYHFLFWKITQDITYKMMILPTFLLMVHVSHVETQTGSCKDILHGFLSGQLSSAVGDYQIKALKQEFLRFTNTMQRSMNVFKEQTKADFEKKGRRNRSVVYTRWGKKTCPSNAELVLSGFTGGSHYSHSGAAVDPLCLPRDPEWGRYKDGTNGYKAYVYGAEYETGDSLSNLHRLNDHDVPCAVCLVHNISVVRVFPARKTCYKGWKLEYDGYLMAGYHNHAAATTYRCVDRNPDTLIGGHSSHVGYLFFSVEARCGSLKCPPYVNGRELVCAVCSKA